The proteins below are encoded in one region of Lactuca sativa cultivar Salinas chromosome 3, Lsat_Salinas_v11, whole genome shotgun sequence:
- the LOC111907576 gene encoding LEAF RUST 10 DISEASE-RESISTANCE LOCUS RECEPTOR-LIKE PROTEIN KINASE-like 2.4 isoform X2, producing the protein MILVFFFASALLSCLPFLHSATNHNTSIPICPKSFSCQNLEPFSYPFYNANDTKCGLIKVNCTSNGTNLEFRGDSYEVGGKFGPQQCVLVRNRKFEKLVNDKKCEAFTYNFASPFPLLYSSLSTSFTNVYKCSNSTNYAEEMDAYFNQSTYNRYTRCKAHNLYYKSNISDTTVPTHLPPICEIIQLPVNVQFNRTRIPDKTDIFSLLGFEFTLTFNLSSSCDECRNKDGQCDTRDGHFQCLGTKKVAAEKRHRKQKQILALSIGFVTMMVVIIVCFIWKLSWRVKTKKCVNVENFLENHEFLAKRYTYLQVKRMTNSFEIKLGQGGFGSVYKGALTNGSLVAVKILSELKGFCFEGHQRALIYEFMPNGSLEKFIYDQTFLSNSQLGWTKLHEIAIGIARGLEYLHSGCNTRILHFDIKPHNILLDQDFSPKISDFGLAKLFPEKRSMISMSHMRGTPGYIAPELYSRSFGQVSHKSDVYSYGMMILEIVGGRKNIEVGVDHTSEIYFPHWIYKKVELDEDLELHMSTSDKENEMVRKMIIVGLWCIQTNPLSRPTITKVLEMLEGDLESLEIPPKPYLSSPLRSVVGSSFTE; encoded by the exons ATGATTCTCGTATTTTTTTTTGCGTCAGCTCTTCTCTCATGTCTACCTTTCCTTCACTCTGCTACAAACCACAACACTTCCATTCCTATCTGCCCAAAAAGTTTCAGCTGCCAAAATTTGGAACCATTTAGTTACCCGTTTTATAACGCCAATGACACAAAGTGTGGGTTGATTAAGGTCAATTGTACTTCAAATGGTACAAATCTGGAATTCAGAGGAGATTCATATGAGGTTGGTGGCAAGTTTGGACCTCAGCAGTGTGTCCTGGTTCGTAACAGAAAGTTTGAAAAACTTGTAAATGATAAAAAGTGTGAGGCGTTTACGTATAATTTCGCTTCTCCGTTTCCTCTTTTGTATTCTAGTTTAAGCACATCCTTCACCAATGTCTACAAATGCAGCAACAGTACCAATTATGCTGAAGAAATGGATGCTTATTTTAACCAATCTACTTACAATAGATACACCAGATGCAAAGCACACAATTTGTATTATAAGTCTAACATAAGCGATACAACAGTTCCAACTCATCTCCCACCTATATGTGAAATCATACAGCTGCCTGTGAATGTGCAATTTAATCGCACCAGAATACCCGACAAAACCGACATATTTTCTCTTCTTGGTTTTGAATTCACCCTTACATTTAATTTGTCAAGTTCTTGCGATGAATGTCGCAATAAAGACGGCCAGTGTGATACTCGAGATGGACATTTTCAGTGTTTAGGCACCAAAAAAG TTGCGGCAGAAAAACGACACAGAAAACAGAAACAGATTCTAG CTCTTAGTATAGGATTTGTGACAATGATGGTTGTGATAATCGTATGTTTCATATGGAAACTCTCATGGCGCGTAAAGACAAAGAAGTGTGTTAATGTGGAAAACTTTCTAGAAAATCATGAATTTCTTGCGAAAAGGTATACGTATTTGCAAGTAAAGAGGATGACAAACTCATTCGAAATCAAATTAGGACAAGGTGGATTTGGTTCGGTGTATAAAGGAGCGTTAACTAATGGAAGTTTAGTGGCCGTGAAGATCTTAAGCGAATTGAAAG GATTTTGCTTTGAGGGCCATCAAAGAGCATTAATCTATGAGTTCATGCCTAATGGATCACTTGAGAAGTTCATATATGACCAAACATTTTTGAGTAATAGCCAACTTGGATGGACAAAGTTGCATGAGATTGCTATCGGAATTGCTCGAGGCTTAGAATACTTACATAGTGGTTGCAACACACGGATCTTGCATTTTGACATAAAGCCCCATAATATTCTTTTGGATCAAGATTTTTCTCCTAAAATATCCGATTTCGGCCTTGCCAAGCTATTCCCCGAGAAAAGAAGCATGATATCTATGTCCCATATGAGAGGAACACCAGGGTATATTGCTCCTGAACTCTATTCTAGGAGTTTTGGGCAGGTATCGCACAAATCTGATGTTTATAGTTATGGGATGATGATTTTGGAAATTGTTGGAGGGAGGAAAAATATTGAGGTTGGAGTTGATCATACAAGTGAAATATACTTCCCGCATTGGATATACAAAAAGGTTGAATTAGATGAAGACTTGGAACTACATATGAGTACGAGCGATAAAGAAAATGAGATGGTAAGAAAAATGATTATTGTGGGCTTATGGTGCATACAAACAAATCCCTTGAGTCGACCAACTATTACGAAGGTATTGGAAATGTTAGAAGGAGACCTAGAATCATTGGAAATTCCTCCAAAACCTTATTTATCTTCTCCATTAAGGTCCGTCGTTGGTTCCTCATTTACAGAATAA
- the LOC111907576 gene encoding LEAF RUST 10 DISEASE-RESISTANCE LOCUS RECEPTOR-LIKE PROTEIN KINASE-like 2.4 isoform X1 — MILVFFFASALLSCLPFLHSATNHNTSIPICPKSFSCQNLEPFSYPFYNANDTKCGLIKVNCTSNGTNLEFRGDSYEVGGKFGPQQCVLVRNRKFEKLVNDKKCEAFTYNFASPFPLLYSSLSTSFTNVYKCSNSTNYAEEMDAYFNQSTYNRYTRCKAHNLYYKSNISDTTVPTHLPPICEIIQLPVNVQFNRTRIPDKTDIFSLLGFEFTLTFNLSSSCDECRNKDGQCDTRDGHFQCLGTKKVAAEKRHRKQKQILALSIGFVTMMVVIIVCFIWKLSWRVKTKKCVNVENFLENHEFLAKRYTYLQVKRMTNSFEIKLGQGGFGSVYKGALTNGSLVAVKILSELKGNGEDFINEVASVGRTSHVNIVSLVGFCFEGHQRALIYEFMPNGSLEKFIYDQTFLSNSQLGWTKLHEIAIGIARGLEYLHSGCNTRILHFDIKPHNILLDQDFSPKISDFGLAKLFPEKRSMISMSHMRGTPGYIAPELYSRSFGQVSHKSDVYSYGMMILEIVGGRKNIEVGVDHTSEIYFPHWIYKKVELDEDLELHMSTSDKENEMVRKMIIVGLWCIQTNPLSRPTITKVLEMLEGDLESLEIPPKPYLSSPLRSVVGSSFTE, encoded by the exons ATGATTCTCGTATTTTTTTTTGCGTCAGCTCTTCTCTCATGTCTACCTTTCCTTCACTCTGCTACAAACCACAACACTTCCATTCCTATCTGCCCAAAAAGTTTCAGCTGCCAAAATTTGGAACCATTTAGTTACCCGTTTTATAACGCCAATGACACAAAGTGTGGGTTGATTAAGGTCAATTGTACTTCAAATGGTACAAATCTGGAATTCAGAGGAGATTCATATGAGGTTGGTGGCAAGTTTGGACCTCAGCAGTGTGTCCTGGTTCGTAACAGAAAGTTTGAAAAACTTGTAAATGATAAAAAGTGTGAGGCGTTTACGTATAATTTCGCTTCTCCGTTTCCTCTTTTGTATTCTAGTTTAAGCACATCCTTCACCAATGTCTACAAATGCAGCAACAGTACCAATTATGCTGAAGAAATGGATGCTTATTTTAACCAATCTACTTACAATAGATACACCAGATGCAAAGCACACAATTTGTATTATAAGTCTAACATAAGCGATACAACAGTTCCAACTCATCTCCCACCTATATGTGAAATCATACAGCTGCCTGTGAATGTGCAATTTAATCGCACCAGAATACCCGACAAAACCGACATATTTTCTCTTCTTGGTTTTGAATTCACCCTTACATTTAATTTGTCAAGTTCTTGCGATGAATGTCGCAATAAAGACGGCCAGTGTGATACTCGAGATGGACATTTTCAGTGTTTAGGCACCAAAAAAG TTGCGGCAGAAAAACGACACAGAAAACAGAAACAGATTCTAG CTCTTAGTATAGGATTTGTGACAATGATGGTTGTGATAATCGTATGTTTCATATGGAAACTCTCATGGCGCGTAAAGACAAAGAAGTGTGTTAATGTGGAAAACTTTCTAGAAAATCATGAATTTCTTGCGAAAAGGTATACGTATTTGCAAGTAAAGAGGATGACAAACTCATTCGAAATCAAATTAGGACAAGGTGGATTTGGTTCGGTGTATAAAGGAGCGTTAACTAATGGAAGTTTAGTGGCCGTGAAGATCTTAAGCGAATTGAAAGGTAATGGTGAAGATTTCATAAATGAAGTTGCAAGTGTTGGTAGAACTTCCCATGTAAATATTGTAAGTCTTGTAGGATTTTGCTTTGAGGGCCATCAAAGAGCATTAATCTATGAGTTCATGCCTAATGGATCACTTGAGAAGTTCATATATGACCAAACATTTTTGAGTAATAGCCAACTTGGATGGACAAAGTTGCATGAGATTGCTATCGGAATTGCTCGAGGCTTAGAATACTTACATAGTGGTTGCAACACACGGATCTTGCATTTTGACATAAAGCCCCATAATATTCTTTTGGATCAAGATTTTTCTCCTAAAATATCCGATTTCGGCCTTGCCAAGCTATTCCCCGAGAAAAGAAGCATGATATCTATGTCCCATATGAGAGGAACACCAGGGTATATTGCTCCTGAACTCTATTCTAGGAGTTTTGGGCAGGTATCGCACAAATCTGATGTTTATAGTTATGGGATGATGATTTTGGAAATTGTTGGAGGGAGGAAAAATATTGAGGTTGGAGTTGATCATACAAGTGAAATATACTTCCCGCATTGGATATACAAAAAGGTTGAATTAGATGAAGACTTGGAACTACATATGAGTACGAGCGATAAAGAAAATGAGATGGTAAGAAAAATGATTATTGTGGGCTTATGGTGCATACAAACAAATCCCTTGAGTCGACCAACTATTACGAAGGTATTGGAAATGTTAGAAGGAGACCTAGAATCATTGGAAATTCCTCCAAAACCTTATTTATCTTCTCCATTAAGGTCCGTCGTTGGTTCCTCATTTACAGAATAA
- the LOC111907578 gene encoding rust resistance kinase Lr10 isoform X3: MKKVSKLFCWTFEMNPVLFLAFVLLACVPFPHSATYHNTSTLICPESFSCPNLAPFKYPFYKAADRQCGLIQVNCTSDGGIIHLGRGSYEIHGNFVSDSSVWVVNKMFKTLVQKERCEALMYNFTSPTPLLYSISILPFITLYKCTNNSTYDAQTEAYFHQLNYNSYNKCKDHNFYYKYSISNTSILSDLPPTCQVILLPVETGGHKVVNEPNIFSLLSSVVSISIKLSPSCDKCHKEEGQCHTPNGQFLCSNAKKGDAHWHNHDGLKSTNTKKEAPLRKLKYILAVCVGFVTMLVVIILCFIWKLRWRIKTKKYVNVESFLENHEFLAKRYTYLQVKRMTNSFEIKLGQGGFGSVYKGALTNGSLVAVKILSELKGFCFEGHQRALIYEFMPNGSLEKFIYDQTFLSNSQLGWKKLHEIAIGIARGLEYLHSGCNTRILHFDIKPHNILLDQDFSPKISDFGLAKLFLEKRSMISMSHMRGTPGYIAPELYSRSFGQVSHKSDVYSYGMMILEIVGGRKNIEVGVDHTSEIYFPHWIYKKVDLDEDLELHMSTSDEENEMVRKMIIVGLWCIQTNPLSRPTITKVLEMLEGDLESLEIPPKPYLSSPLRSVVSSSFTE, translated from the exons ATGAAAAAAGTGTCTAAACTTTTCTGTTGGACATTTGAAATGAATCCCGTCTTATTTCTTGCATTTGTTCTTCTCGCTTGTGTACCTTTCCCTCACTCTGCTACATACCACAATACTTCTACATTAATCTGCCCAGAAAGTTTCAGTTGTCCAAATTTGGCCCCATTCAAGTACCCTTTTTATAAAGCCGCTGACAGGCAATGCGGATTGATCCAGGTCAACTGTACTTCCGATGGTGGGATAATTCATCTTGGAAGAGGCTCATATGAGATTCATGGCAATTTTGTATCTGATTCTTCAGTCTGGGTTGTTAACAAAATGTTTAAAACACTTGTACAGAAGGAAAGGTGTGAGGCACTTATGTATAATTTCACTTCTCCAACTCCTCTTTTGTATTCAATTTCGATCCTACCCTTCATCACTCTCTACAAATGTACAAACAATTCCACTTATGATGCACAAACGGAGGCTTATTTTCACCAACTTAATTACAATAGCTATAACAAATGTAAAGATCACAACTTCTACTATAAGTATTCAATCAGCAACACATCAATTCTTAGTGATCTCCCACCTACATGTCAAGTTATACTGCTGCCTGTAGAGACAGGTGGCCATAAAGTAGTTAACGAACCCAACATATTTTCTCTTCTCAGTTCTGTAGTCTCTATTTCAATTAAGCTGTCACCTTCCTGCGATAAGTGTCACAAGGAAGAAGGCCAGTGTCATACTCCCAATGGACAGTTTCTATGTTCCAACGCCAAAAAGGGTGATGCGCACTGGCATAACCATGATGGACTCAAGTCTACCAACACAAAaaagg AAGCACCactcagaaaactgaaatatatcctag CTGTTTGTGTAGGATTTGTGACAATGTTGGTTGTGATAATCTTGTGTTTCATATGGAAACTCAGATGGCGAATAAAGACAAAGAAATATGTTAATGTGGAAAGTTTTCTAGAAAATCATGAATTTCTTGCGAAAAGGTATACGTATTTGCAAGTAAAGAGGATGACAAACTCATTCGAAATCAAATTAGGACAAGGTGGATTTGGTTCGGTGTATAAAGGAGCGTTAACTAATGGAAGTTTAGTGGCCGTGAAGATCTTAAGCGAATTGAAAG GATTTTGCTTTGAGGGCCATCAAAGAGCATTAATCTATGAGTTCATGCCTAATGGATCACTTGAGAAGTTCATATATGACCAAACGTTTTTGAGTAATAGCCAACTTGGATGGAAAAAGTTGCATGAGATTGCTATCGGAATTGCTCGAGGCTTAGAATACTTGCATAGTGGTTGCAACACACGGATCTTGCATTTTGACATAAAGCCCCATAATATTCTTTTGGATCAAGATTTTTCTCCTAAAATATCCGATTTCGGCCTTGCCAAGCTATTCCTCGAGAAAAGAAGCATGATATCTATGTCCCATATGAGAGGAACGCCAGGGTATATTGCTCCGGAACTCTATTCTAGGAGTTTTGGGCAGGTATCGCACAAATCTGATGTTTATAGTTATGGGATGATGATTTTGGAAATTGTTGGAGGGAGGAAAAATATTGAGGTTGGAGTTGATCATACAAGTGAAATATACTTCCCGCATTGGATATACAAAAAGGTTGATTTAGATGAAGACTTGGAACTACATATGAGTACGAGTGATGAAGAAAATGAGATGGTAAGAAAAATGATTATTGTGGGCTTATGGTGCATACAAACAAATCCCTTGAGTCGACCAACTATTACGAAGGTATTGGAAATGTTAGAAGGAGACCTAGAATCATTGGAAATTCCTCCAAAACCTTATTTATCTTCTCCATTAAGGTCGGTCGTTAGTTCCTCATTTACAGAATAA
- the LOC111907578 gene encoding rust resistance kinase Lr10 isoform X1, with translation MKKVSKLFCWTFEMNPVLFLAFVLLACVPFPHSATYHNTSTLICPESFSCPNLAPFKYPFYKAADRQCGLIQVNCTSDGGIIHLGRGSYEIHGNFVSDSSVWVVNKMFKTLVQKERCEALMYNFTSPTPLLYSISILPFITLYKCTNNSTYDAQTEAYFHQLNYNSYNKCKDHNFYYKYSISNTSILSDLPPTCQVILLPVETGGHKVVNEPNIFSLLSSVVSISIKLSPSCDKCHKEEGQCHTPNGQFLCSNAKKGDAHWHNHDGLKSTNTKKEAPLRKLKYILAVCVGFVTMLVVIILCFIWKLRWRIKTKKYVNVESFLENHEFLAKRYTYLQVKRMTNSFEIKLGQGGFGSVYKGALTNGSLVAVKILSELKGNGEDFINEVASVGRTSHVNIVSLVGFCFEGHQRALIYEFMPNGSLEKFIYDQTFLSNSQLGWKKLHEIAIGIARGLEYLHSGCNTRILHFDIKPHNILLDQDFSPKISDFGLAKLFLEKRSMISMSHMRGTPGYIAPELYSRSFGQVSHKSDVYSYGMMILEIVGGRKNIEVGVDHTSEIYFPHWIYKKVDLDEDLELHMSTSDEENEMVRKMIIVGLWCIQTNPLSRPTITKVLEMLEGDLESLEIPPKPYLSSPLRSVVSSSFTE, from the exons ATGAAAAAAGTGTCTAAACTTTTCTGTTGGACATTTGAAATGAATCCCGTCTTATTTCTTGCATTTGTTCTTCTCGCTTGTGTACCTTTCCCTCACTCTGCTACATACCACAATACTTCTACATTAATCTGCCCAGAAAGTTTCAGTTGTCCAAATTTGGCCCCATTCAAGTACCCTTTTTATAAAGCCGCTGACAGGCAATGCGGATTGATCCAGGTCAACTGTACTTCCGATGGTGGGATAATTCATCTTGGAAGAGGCTCATATGAGATTCATGGCAATTTTGTATCTGATTCTTCAGTCTGGGTTGTTAACAAAATGTTTAAAACACTTGTACAGAAGGAAAGGTGTGAGGCACTTATGTATAATTTCACTTCTCCAACTCCTCTTTTGTATTCAATTTCGATCCTACCCTTCATCACTCTCTACAAATGTACAAACAATTCCACTTATGATGCACAAACGGAGGCTTATTTTCACCAACTTAATTACAATAGCTATAACAAATGTAAAGATCACAACTTCTACTATAAGTATTCAATCAGCAACACATCAATTCTTAGTGATCTCCCACCTACATGTCAAGTTATACTGCTGCCTGTAGAGACAGGTGGCCATAAAGTAGTTAACGAACCCAACATATTTTCTCTTCTCAGTTCTGTAGTCTCTATTTCAATTAAGCTGTCACCTTCCTGCGATAAGTGTCACAAGGAAGAAGGCCAGTGTCATACTCCCAATGGACAGTTTCTATGTTCCAACGCCAAAAAGGGTGATGCGCACTGGCATAACCATGATGGACTCAAGTCTACCAACACAAAaaagg AAGCACCactcagaaaactgaaatatatcctag CTGTTTGTGTAGGATTTGTGACAATGTTGGTTGTGATAATCTTGTGTTTCATATGGAAACTCAGATGGCGAATAAAGACAAAGAAATATGTTAATGTGGAAAGTTTTCTAGAAAATCATGAATTTCTTGCGAAAAGGTATACGTATTTGCAAGTAAAGAGGATGACAAACTCATTCGAAATCAAATTAGGACAAGGTGGATTTGGTTCGGTGTATAAAGGAGCGTTAACTAATGGAAGTTTAGTGGCCGTGAAGATCTTAAGCGAATTGAAAGGTAATGGTGAAGATTTCATAAATGAAGTTGCAAGTGTTGGTAGAACTTCCCATGTAAATATTGTAAGTCTTGTAGGATTTTGCTTTGAGGGCCATCAAAGAGCATTAATCTATGAGTTCATGCCTAATGGATCACTTGAGAAGTTCATATATGACCAAACGTTTTTGAGTAATAGCCAACTTGGATGGAAAAAGTTGCATGAGATTGCTATCGGAATTGCTCGAGGCTTAGAATACTTGCATAGTGGTTGCAACACACGGATCTTGCATTTTGACATAAAGCCCCATAATATTCTTTTGGATCAAGATTTTTCTCCTAAAATATCCGATTTCGGCCTTGCCAAGCTATTCCTCGAGAAAAGAAGCATGATATCTATGTCCCATATGAGAGGAACGCCAGGGTATATTGCTCCGGAACTCTATTCTAGGAGTTTTGGGCAGGTATCGCACAAATCTGATGTTTATAGTTATGGGATGATGATTTTGGAAATTGTTGGAGGGAGGAAAAATATTGAGGTTGGAGTTGATCATACAAGTGAAATATACTTCCCGCATTGGATATACAAAAAGGTTGATTTAGATGAAGACTTGGAACTACATATGAGTACGAGTGATGAAGAAAATGAGATGGTAAGAAAAATGATTATTGTGGGCTTATGGTGCATACAAACAAATCCCTTGAGTCGACCAACTATTACGAAGGTATTGGAAATGTTAGAAGGAGACCTAGAATCATTGGAAATTCCTCCAAAACCTTATTTATCTTCTCCATTAAGGTCGGTCGTTAGTTCCTCATTTACAGAATAA
- the LOC111907578 gene encoding rust resistance kinase Lr10 isoform X2 has product MKKVSKLFCWTFEMNPVLFLAFVLLACVPFPHSATYHNTSTLICPESFSCPNLAPFKYPFYKAADRQCGLIQVNCTSDGGIIHLGRGSYEIHGNFVSDSSVWVVNKMFKTLVQKERCEALMYNFTSPTPLLYSISILPFITLYKCTNNSTYDAQTEAYFHQLNYNSYNKCKDHNFYYKYSISNTSILSDLPPTCQVILLPVETGGHKVVNEPNIFSLLSSVVSISIKLSPSCDKCHKEEGQCHTPNGQFLCSNAKKGDAHWHNHDGLKSTNTKKAVCVGFVTMLVVIILCFIWKLRWRIKTKKYVNVESFLENHEFLAKRYTYLQVKRMTNSFEIKLGQGGFGSVYKGALTNGSLVAVKILSELKGNGEDFINEVASVGRTSHVNIVSLVGFCFEGHQRALIYEFMPNGSLEKFIYDQTFLSNSQLGWKKLHEIAIGIARGLEYLHSGCNTRILHFDIKPHNILLDQDFSPKISDFGLAKLFLEKRSMISMSHMRGTPGYIAPELYSRSFGQVSHKSDVYSYGMMILEIVGGRKNIEVGVDHTSEIYFPHWIYKKVDLDEDLELHMSTSDEENEMVRKMIIVGLWCIQTNPLSRPTITKVLEMLEGDLESLEIPPKPYLSSPLRSVVSSSFTE; this is encoded by the exons ATGAAAAAAGTGTCTAAACTTTTCTGTTGGACATTTGAAATGAATCCCGTCTTATTTCTTGCATTTGTTCTTCTCGCTTGTGTACCTTTCCCTCACTCTGCTACATACCACAATACTTCTACATTAATCTGCCCAGAAAGTTTCAGTTGTCCAAATTTGGCCCCATTCAAGTACCCTTTTTATAAAGCCGCTGACAGGCAATGCGGATTGATCCAGGTCAACTGTACTTCCGATGGTGGGATAATTCATCTTGGAAGAGGCTCATATGAGATTCATGGCAATTTTGTATCTGATTCTTCAGTCTGGGTTGTTAACAAAATGTTTAAAACACTTGTACAGAAGGAAAGGTGTGAGGCACTTATGTATAATTTCACTTCTCCAACTCCTCTTTTGTATTCAATTTCGATCCTACCCTTCATCACTCTCTACAAATGTACAAACAATTCCACTTATGATGCACAAACGGAGGCTTATTTTCACCAACTTAATTACAATAGCTATAACAAATGTAAAGATCACAACTTCTACTATAAGTATTCAATCAGCAACACATCAATTCTTAGTGATCTCCCACCTACATGTCAAGTTATACTGCTGCCTGTAGAGACAGGTGGCCATAAAGTAGTTAACGAACCCAACATATTTTCTCTTCTCAGTTCTGTAGTCTCTATTTCAATTAAGCTGTCACCTTCCTGCGATAAGTGTCACAAGGAAGAAGGCCAGTGTCATACTCCCAATGGACAGTTTCTATGTTCCAACGCCAAAAAGGGTGATGCGCACTGGCATAACCATGATGGACTCAAGTCTACCAACACAAAaaagg CTGTTTGTGTAGGATTTGTGACAATGTTGGTTGTGATAATCTTGTGTTTCATATGGAAACTCAGATGGCGAATAAAGACAAAGAAATATGTTAATGTGGAAAGTTTTCTAGAAAATCATGAATTTCTTGCGAAAAGGTATACGTATTTGCAAGTAAAGAGGATGACAAACTCATTCGAAATCAAATTAGGACAAGGTGGATTTGGTTCGGTGTATAAAGGAGCGTTAACTAATGGAAGTTTAGTGGCCGTGAAGATCTTAAGCGAATTGAAAGGTAATGGTGAAGATTTCATAAATGAAGTTGCAAGTGTTGGTAGAACTTCCCATGTAAATATTGTAAGTCTTGTAGGATTTTGCTTTGAGGGCCATCAAAGAGCATTAATCTATGAGTTCATGCCTAATGGATCACTTGAGAAGTTCATATATGACCAAACGTTTTTGAGTAATAGCCAACTTGGATGGAAAAAGTTGCATGAGATTGCTATCGGAATTGCTCGAGGCTTAGAATACTTGCATAGTGGTTGCAACACACGGATCTTGCATTTTGACATAAAGCCCCATAATATTCTTTTGGATCAAGATTTTTCTCCTAAAATATCCGATTTCGGCCTTGCCAAGCTATTCCTCGAGAAAAGAAGCATGATATCTATGTCCCATATGAGAGGAACGCCAGGGTATATTGCTCCGGAACTCTATTCTAGGAGTTTTGGGCAGGTATCGCACAAATCTGATGTTTATAGTTATGGGATGATGATTTTGGAAATTGTTGGAGGGAGGAAAAATATTGAGGTTGGAGTTGATCATACAAGTGAAATATACTTCCCGCATTGGATATACAAAAAGGTTGATTTAGATGAAGACTTGGAACTACATATGAGTACGAGTGATGAAGAAAATGAGATGGTAAGAAAAATGATTATTGTGGGCTTATGGTGCATACAAACAAATCCCTTGAGTCGACCAACTATTACGAAGGTATTGGAAATGTTAGAAGGAGACCTAGAATCATTGGAAATTCCTCCAAAACCTTATTTATCTTCTCCATTAAGGTCGGTCGTTAGTTCCTCATTTACAGAATAA